From Paenibacillus sp. V4I7, one genomic window encodes:
- a CDS encoding toxin-antitoxin system HicB family antitoxin: MAPKKNFPLRLDPKLYEALERWAEDEFRSVNGHIEYLLREALHRTGRVIKPGTEQTNSEKTDE, encoded by the coding sequence ATGGCTCCTAAGAAAAATTTCCCGCTCCGACTTGATCCTAAGCTGTACGAGGCTTTGGAGCGTTGGGCGGAGGATGAATTTCGCAGTGTTAACGGTCATATTGAGTATTTGCTGCGTGAAGCGCTCCATCGAACCGGACGTGTAATTAAACCCGGAACAGAGCAAACCAATTCGGAAAAGACGGATGAGTAA
- a CDS encoding DUF2515 family protein: protein MGGVVKPKDKNVRGVLSKMRGLPNAVAQLFKQQASVLLHSSAKIVGPLEEIPVTTAFKGRLEKGLKHQLDLLQSGVVSSPLSTDEWAIVHRIKERTQRENRNNVTRTNAYWSCYQDNPELHWALLAHMVSRNGGWCMTDLRGELLPHLISNELAQHLFAFLERANGLIFQDAYPQLLLYGESKRRKMSLFHLLPHMDISSWMVPVWSDFWTYQESAALTIALIVNEQNYIEKRIVKNKQIQQNVLNTPLFKTQAWLQLNQIGFPFFPTSIETQAPQPHLAGLILENFASLTERIEFGKSLYAILFGAPEVLQGVLKFAATTPHTGSRSDYWPHLFAQIRKTPPEVKYQERLNGSTLKKGTQPFYSPKLTSVWPDRSMAPVEPGDWFTNVKEPLVHMRSIPVPIPYDLTKEVYFGLSKIELGIVAAQAIKKVIR, encoded by the coding sequence TTGGGAGGAGTAGTCAAACCAAAAGATAAGAATGTTAGGGGTGTTCTCAGCAAAATGAGAGGACTCCCGAACGCTGTCGCACAGCTGTTCAAACAGCAAGCATCGGTGCTTTTGCATTCCTCTGCTAAAATAGTTGGCCCTTTGGAGGAAATTCCTGTCACGACAGCATTCAAAGGACGGCTGGAAAAGGGCTTAAAACATCAATTAGATCTGCTGCAAAGCGGTGTCGTAAGTTCTCCTCTCTCCACAGATGAATGGGCGATTGTGCATCGAATCAAGGAACGAACCCAGCGGGAAAACCGAAATAATGTGACACGAACTAACGCGTATTGGTCTTGTTATCAAGATAATCCGGAGCTTCACTGGGCACTTCTTGCCCATATGGTTTCACGCAACGGGGGCTGGTGCATGACCGATCTTCGCGGGGAGCTTTTGCCACATTTGATAAGCAATGAACTAGCCCAGCATTTATTTGCTTTTCTGGAACGAGCGAACGGTCTTATTTTTCAAGATGCTTATCCTCAACTACTTCTCTATGGCGAAAGCAAGAGACGAAAGATGAGTTTGTTTCATCTCCTGCCGCATATGGACATCTCATCCTGGATGGTCCCTGTTTGGAGCGACTTTTGGACGTATCAAGAATCGGCCGCGCTAACCATTGCACTTATTGTTAATGAGCAAAACTACATCGAAAAACGCATCGTAAAAAATAAACAGATTCAACAAAACGTATTGAATACACCTTTGTTCAAAACACAAGCATGGCTGCAATTGAATCAAATCGGGTTTCCCTTCTTTCCCACTTCCATCGAAACGCAAGCACCTCAGCCTCATCTGGCTGGACTTATACTTGAGAATTTCGCTAGCTTAACAGAACGCATCGAATTCGGAAAAAGCTTGTATGCGATACTTTTCGGAGCACCGGAGGTACTTCAAGGAGTACTTAAATTTGCAGCCACAACTCCCCATACTGGATCACGTTCCGATTACTGGCCTCACTTGTTTGCCCAAATAAGAAAAACCCCTCCCGAAGTGAAATATCAGGAGAGGCTGAATGGCAGCACCCTTAAGAAAGGTACACAACCGTTTTATAGTCCTAAGCTTACATCGGTATGGCCTGACAGGAGCATGGCACCCGTAGAGCCCGGTGACTGGTTTACGAATGTGAAGGAGCCACTGGTGCATATGCGCTCCATTCCTGTACCGATTCCTTATGATTTAACGAAAGAAGTGTACTTTGGTTTAAGCAAGATTGAGTTAGGCATTGTAGCTGCCCAAGCGATTAAGAAAGTGATTCGGTGA
- a CDS encoding polysaccharide biosynthesis protein, whose amino-acid sequence MTKETKDSLVKGTLILTVAALIARFLGVFQRIPLVHLLHEEGMGSYSIAFNLYSILLVVATAGIPSALSKMVSEKYAIGRPAEAQRIYRAAIWFAIVAGVVMTALLYVFAPIYAEHISQGGPDATLATRAIAPAMLFFPLIAIMRGYFQGRQNMMPNGISQVVEQIFRLVTSIGLAFILLNISLGWGVAGASFGGVMGGIAALAVMLYYALKLKRRDAQSNIAAEQIAAGSALSPQSHTPVRYREIYRSLLKLSIPIVIFSVTVTLVYAIDTSIIIPLLEGTIGRREALGLVGIIGGRAQSLAGIPIILAIALSQSVVPIISAAYSRKDMKQVGHHTTRVLQLSILSGLPAVLVIAIAARPLDFFMFGHEDTAFGMSHGPHMISLLTLGAMFQIVMQTSGAVLMGMGRMKPLMMHVAVGIAVKLAGSFLLAQWFGIYGIIGSTGLCFIVMSWLNLRSLRKEVDFTILGRRFIGLLFSIVVIVILGLGAEWLTHTYVHPTNWYRLNEGINAVLVCGFSAALYPLMLMVTRVVTKDDVKNFTSPVQKLIGKVSRLIKRS is encoded by the coding sequence TTGACGAAGGAAACGAAAGATTCTCTAGTAAAAGGGACGCTCATTCTCACCGTGGCCGCGCTTATAGCGCGGTTTCTCGGCGTTTTTCAGCGAATTCCGCTAGTACACTTGCTTCATGAAGAAGGAATGGGCAGTTATTCCATTGCTTTTAATCTATACTCGATCTTACTTGTTGTAGCAACAGCCGGTATCCCCAGTGCACTTAGCAAAATGGTGTCAGAGAAATATGCGATCGGAAGACCTGCTGAAGCGCAGCGGATTTATCGCGCGGCAATTTGGTTTGCGATCGTAGCGGGAGTCGTGATGACGGCTCTGTTATATGTTTTTGCACCGATCTATGCCGAGCACATTTCACAGGGTGGACCGGATGCCACACTAGCTACTCGCGCTATAGCGCCAGCCATGCTGTTCTTCCCGCTTATTGCCATTATGCGAGGCTATTTCCAAGGTAGACAAAACATGATGCCTAACGGGATTTCACAGGTTGTGGAACAAATATTCAGACTCGTAACCTCAATTGGACTGGCATTTATATTATTGAACATCAGCCTAGGTTGGGGAGTTGCGGGCGCATCATTCGGAGGGGTTATGGGAGGGATTGCGGCACTTGCCGTTATGCTTTACTATGCCTTGAAGCTGAAGCGTAGAGATGCGCAGTCGAACATAGCGGCCGAACAGATAGCTGCGGGAAGCGCGCTATCGCCGCAATCACATACGCCAGTTCGTTATCGAGAAATCTATCGCAGCTTATTGAAGCTGTCGATTCCGATCGTTATTTTCTCAGTGACGGTTACACTTGTGTATGCGATCGATACTTCTATCATTATCCCGCTCTTAGAAGGGACAATCGGCAGAAGAGAAGCGCTTGGGCTTGTTGGTATTATAGGAGGACGCGCTCAGTCCTTGGCGGGGATTCCGATTATTTTGGCCATCGCGCTGAGTCAATCCGTCGTTCCCATCATCTCAGCAGCCTATTCACGGAAAGATATGAAACAGGTTGGTCACCACACAACCAGGGTGCTTCAACTCTCGATACTTTCTGGGTTACCGGCTGTATTGGTAATTGCCATTGCTGCCCGTCCGTTAGACTTTTTTATGTTCGGGCATGAGGATACTGCTTTTGGTATGAGTCATGGACCTCACATGATTTCACTGCTCACATTAGGAGCTATGTTTCAAATTGTCATGCAGACATCGGGCGCTGTCCTTATGGGCATGGGCCGAATGAAACCGCTGATGATGCATGTTGCTGTTGGTATTGCGGTCAAGCTAGCTGGCAGCTTCTTACTTGCGCAGTGGTTTGGCATCTATGGAATCATCGGCTCCACGGGTCTTTGTTTTATTGTCATGTCTTGGCTTAATTTACGATCGCTTCGTAAAGAAGTCGACTTTACGATCCTCGGACGTCGTTTCATCGGATTACTGTTTTCCATTGTTGTCATAGTTATCCTTGGTCTAGGGGCGGAATGGCTCACACATACGTATGTGCATCCAACTAACTGGTATCGACTAAATGAAGGAATAAATGCTGTACTTGTTTGTGGCTTCTCGGCTGCCTTGTATCCATTGATGCTGATGGTAACTCGTGTTGTAACGAAGGACGATGTGAAAAACTTCACATCGCCAGTACAAAAGCTAATCGGCAAAGTGAGTCGTCTTATCAAACGTTCCTAG
- a CDS encoding DUF456 domain-containing protein, protein MITLGWTLVILLFVVGMIGAVYPVLPGVLAIYGAFFIYGWLISFEPFGVWFWLIQSLIVIIILVADYAVGALGVKKFGGSKAAIIGSTIGLIIGPFVIPAFGLLIGPFLGAVIGEIIIGTSWKKAISAGVGSVLGFFASSAVKIALQLAMIIIFFIWVF, encoded by the coding sequence ATGATCACCTTAGGCTGGACATTAGTTATCCTTTTATTTGTAGTGGGTATGATTGGTGCTGTTTATCCGGTACTGCCCGGTGTGTTAGCGATTTATGGAGCTTTCTTCATCTATGGTTGGTTGATTAGCTTCGAGCCGTTCGGCGTCTGGTTCTGGCTTATCCAATCCTTGATTGTTATCATCATTTTGGTGGCCGATTACGCAGTAGGGGCGTTAGGGGTTAAGAAGTTTGGAGGCTCTAAGGCGGCTATCATCGGTAGTACAATTGGTCTTATCATTGGGCCTTTTGTTATTCCAGCTTTCGGCTTACTCATTGGCCCCTTCCTAGGCGCAGTGATTGGTGAAATCATCATCGGTACGTCGTGGAAAAAGGCGATAAGTGCCGGTGTCGGCTCTGTACTCGGTTTCTTTGCAAGCAGTGCTGTGAAAATTGCGCTTCAGCTGGCGATGATTATTATCTTTTTTATCTGGGTTTTCTAA